A single region of the Eulemur rufifrons isolate Redbay chromosome 8, OSU_ERuf_1, whole genome shotgun sequence genome encodes:
- the STMN1 gene encoding stathmin: MASSDIQVKELEKRASGQAFELILSPRSKESVPEFPLSPPKKKDLSLEEIQKKLEAAEERRKSHEAEVLKQLAEKREHEKEVLQKAIEENNNFSKMAEEKLTHKMEANKENREAQMAAKLERLREKDKHIEEVRKNKESKDPADETEAD; encoded by the exons ATGGCTTCTTCTG ATATCCAGGTGAAAGAATTGGAGAAGCGTGCCTCAGGCCAGGCTTTTGAGCTGATTCTCAGCCCTCGGTCGAAAGAATCTGTCCCAGAATTCCCCCTTTCCCCTCCAAAGAAGAAGGATCTTTCCCTGGAGGAAATTCAGAAGAAAttagaagctgcagaagaaagaCGCAAG TCCCATGAAGCTGAGGTCTTGAAGCAGCTTGCTGAGAAACGAGAGCATGAGAAAGAAGTGCTTCAGAAAGCAATAGAAGAGAACAACAACTTCAGCAAAATGGCGGAAGAGAAACTGACCCACAAAATGGAAGCTAACAAAGAGAACCGAGAGGCACAAATGGCTGCCAAACTGGAGCGTTTGCGGGAGAAG GATAAGCACATTGAAGAAGTGCGGAAGAACAAAGAATCCAAAGATCCTGCTGATGAGACTGAAGCTGACTAA